The Zalophus californianus isolate mZalCal1 chromosome X, mZalCal1.pri.v2, whole genome shotgun sequence genome window below encodes:
- the LOC113930467 gene encoding late histone H2B.2.1-like, translating into MAEPGCETSSEESLRTEEPTAADSMSPKQKQPRRGGRRRGRGRGRGCRRLVCRRHRRPDSFATYFLRVLKQVHQGLSPLQEAVSVMDSFIKDIFEHIADEASHLAHSTKCSTITTRDIQTAVRPLLPGEIASTLCPRLSKAVIRFYRRKGAASGPPDHLSNQRLFSEPPHLAQRPVTLQTPTYSSVWTCAILPALKTPLP; encoded by the coding sequence ATGGCTGAACCTGGCTGTGAGACCTCTTCTGAGGAAAGCCTACGCACTGAGGAGCCCACAGCAGCAGACTCGATGAGCCCAAAGCAGAAGCAGCCCAGGCGCGGAGGCCGCCgccgtggccgtggccgtggccgcGGGTGCCGCCGCCTTGtctgccgccgccaccgccgccccGACAGTTTCGCCACCTACTTCCTCAGGGTTCTGAAGCAGGTTCACCAGGGCCTGAGCCCCTTGCAGGAGGCCGTGAGCGTCATGGATTCGTTCATCAAGGACATCTTCGAACACATCGCTGACGAGGCCTCTCACCTGGCCCACTCCACCAAGtgctccaccatcaccaccagggATATCCAGACAGCCGTGCGCCCGCTGCTGCCTGGGGAGATTGCAAGCACGCTGTGTCCGAGGCTATCAAAGGCCGTCATTAGGTTCTACAGACGCAAAGGAGCTGCCTCTGGACCGCCTGACCACCTCTCAAaccaaaggctcttttcagagccaccTCACTTGGCACAAAGACCTGTAACTCTCCAGACACCCACCTACTCTAGCGTTTGGACCTGTGCCATTCTGCCCGCTCTTAAAACACCTTTACCGTGA